The DNA region TGCATCATACTTAAATGTACTATTTTACTTATTATTTACGGCCGTACTTATCCTCTAGACGAACAATATCTTTTTCGTCAAATTCTCCAAAAGCTAATTCCAATAACACTAAATTTTCTGTTCCACCATGTAAACGGTGTTGTATTTCTCTGGGAACAAAACAATCCATTCCGCCTTTGAGTTCAATTTTTTCTCCGTTTATCTCTGCACTACCATTTCCAGACACAATCCTCCAATATTCGTCACGGTTGTGATGATACTGCAGACTTAAAGATTCTCCAGGAAAGACGGTGATAATCTTAACCATTGATGGTCCATCCCTAGTAATCCATAGTTCTTCTCCCCATGGTCTCTTTTCTTGGAACGGTTTAGGAGGTCCTATTTGCATAGATAGGAGAATTATACTATAAAATCAACAT from Candidatus Paceibacterota bacterium includes:
- a CDS encoding phosphomannose isomerase type II C-terminal cupin domain, whose amino-acid sequence is MQIGPPKPFQEKRPWGEELWITRDGPSMVKIITVFPGESLSLQYHHNRDEYWRIVSGNGSAEINGEKIELKGGMDCFVPREIQHRLHGGTENLVLLELAFGEFDEKDIVRLEDKYGRK